The genomic region CACACGCCGTTCCTGGTGAACGTCGGCTCCCCCACCGAGGCGACCGTCGAGCAGTCGATCGCCTCCATCGCGCACAACCTGCGGCGTGGCGCGGAGCTCGGCTGCGCCGGCGTCGTCGTGCACGCGGGCTCAGCAGTGGGCGAGGACCGCTACGAGGCGGCGCTGCGCCAGCTGCACGACCGCCTGCTGCCGGTGCTGGACGCCGCACCGGACGGCGGGCCCCGGCTGCTGATCGAGCCCACGGCCGGTGGCGGCAAGGCCCTGGCCGCCACGGTCGAGGACCTCGGCCCCTACTTCGCGGCGCTGGAGGACCATCCGCTGCTCGGCGTCTGCTTCGACACCTGCCACGCCTGGGCGGCCGGCCACGACCTGGCGGTGCCGGGCGGGATGACAGCGACCCTGGACGCCCTGACCGCCACCGTGGGCCCGGGCCGGCTCGGGCTGGTGCACGCCAACGACTCGCTCGACGAGTGCGGCTCCAAGCGGGACCGGCACACGACGATCGGCGAGGGCTCGATCGGGGTGGCGCCGTTCGCGGAGCTGCTGGTCCACCCCTCGACGTCCGGCGTCCCCGTGGTGGTGGAGACGCCGTCCGAGCTCGACGGCTCGCCGTCCGCCGGCCACAAGCGCGACATCGCGCTGCTCAATTCACTCGTGCAAGCCCGCGCCGCCGCCTGAGGCCGCGGCGCTGTGCACTGATGCGCAGTTCCTCGGCCTGGAAGTGCGCATCAGCGCACAGTGCCTCCCCGAAGGAGGCGGAGCCGGGCGGTGTGGACGGCGACGATCTCGTGGCGGCATGCCTCCGGTGAACGCGTCAGGCGGGCGAAGCTGAAGCGCAGGGTCTGCCAGCCCACCGTCGCCAGGAGCGCATCGCGCCTGATGTCGCGCTCGCGCTGAGCCCGCGACCCGTGCCAGGCGGCCCCGTCCATCTCGACCGCGAGCATCGACTCCTCGCACGCGGCATCGAGCACGAACGTCTCGGCGCCGACCGCCACGCGGCGCTGCTGCACGAACCGCGGCATGCCCGGCGCACGCAGGACGTGCAGGCAGCCCCAGATCTCGAGTTCGCTCTGACAGCCGTCAGCCAGCAGGTCGACGAGGCGGGACAGCTCAGCGCGGCCGCGCAGGGAAGTGTTCCTCGACAGCTCGTGGCGCAGCTCGCGAGCTGAGCAGATGCGGCGGCGGACACCGGTGATCGCCGCCGCCCGGATGGCCGCGATCGCCGGTGGTGCGGTGATCGCCCAGGCATCGAGCACGGCCTTCTCGGCGGAGCTGACCGCGGATCCCTGGACCCGACGCCTGTCCGTCCAGGCGCCGGTGGCGCGATGCACGACCACTCCCGCCGGACCTCGACCGCTGGACCGGGGGTCCACGCTGATGTGGACGGGACCGGGCGGATGCTGCGTCAGCTCCCACAGGGCCAGCGCGGTCACGTGACTCGCGACGGCTTCGCGCCCCAGGAGTGCCGCGGCCAGCCGGGTCCGCCAGTCCGCCGCGACGCCGGGGAGCGCGAGGACGCCGGGCCGGAGGCGCACGAGCTTTCCCGCAGCCACCCAGTTGCGCAGCGTGCTCCGGCTGACGTGCGCGAGCAGCTCCGGCACCGTGACCCAGCCGGCCTCTCCGACAAGTTGCCGAGGGTCCCGCGCCACGGCCTCAGCGTGCCGAGCCGACCGCCGCGACGGTGCGCGCCCTCGGGATCTGTGGACGGCGGTCAGCGCTGTGCGCTGATGCGCAGTTCCTCGGCCCGGAAGTGCGCATCAGCGCACGATGCGACCGCGGCTCAGCGGTGCAGCAGCTCCGCGAGGACGTCGGCGGCGCGGTCGATCGCGGCGCGGTCCACGTCCAGGTGGGTCACCAGCCGGATCTTGCGGGCGCTCACCTGGCTCACCAGCACACCACGGGCCTTCGCGGCCTCGGCCAGCATCGGCGCGGCGACGTCGTCCAGCACGACCATGTTGGTCTCGACCGACGACGGATCCACCCCGAGCCGCTTGGCCAGTACCTGCGCGTGCTCGTGGTCCTCGGCCAGGCGGGCCAGGTTGTGGTCCAGCGCGTAGGTGCAGGCGGCGGCCAGGACGCCTACCTGGCGCATGCCGCCGCCGAGCCGCTTGCGCCACAGCCGCGCGGTCGCGATCCGCTCCGCCGACGCCACCAGCACCGAGCCGACCGGCGTCCCCAGGCCCTTGGAGAAGCAGACCGACGCCGTGTCGGCCAACCTGCCGTAGGTGGCGAGGTCGATCCCGGAGGAGATCGAGGCGTTCCAGATCCGCGCACCGTCGAGGTGCACGGCGACGCCGGCCTCCCGCGACCAGTCCCAGAGCCTCTGCAGCTCATCGCGGGGCTGGACGAGGCCTCCGCCCCGGTTGTGCGAGTTCTCGACGGCGATCGCGGCGGTGGCGGTGAGGTGCCAGTTGTCCTGCGGTCGCACCTGGTCGATGAGCTGCTGGGCATCGAGCCGGCCCCCCGACGACACCACCGTGCGCGTCGAGATCCCGAAGATCGCCGCCGCCGCACCCATCTCGTAGGTGACGACGTGCGCGTCGGCGTCGCAGAGGATCTCCTGACCCGGCTCGCAGACCAGCCGCATGCCGATCTGGTTGCCCATGGTCCCCGAGGGCACGAACAGCGCCGCCTCGTGGCCGAAGAGCTCCGCCGTCCGCTCCTCGAGCGCCCGCACGGTCGGGTCCTCGACGTACACGTCGTCCCCCACCTCGGCCTCGGCCATGGCCCGCCGCATGCCAGGCGTCGGCTTGGTGACGGTGTCGGACCTGAGATCGATCAGCTCAGCCACGGAGCATCTCCGCCACGAGGAACGCCAGCTCCAGCGACTGGCCGGTGTTCAGCCGCGGATCGCAGGCCGTCTCGTACCGGCTGTCGAGGTCCTCGTCGCTGATCTCCATCGCGCCGCCGAGGCACTCGGTGACGTCCTCACCGGTGAGCTCGACGTGGATGCCGCCCGGCCACGTGCCCAGCGCCCGGTGGACGTCGAAGAACCCGAGCACCTCGTCGACCACGCGGTCGAAGTGCCGGGTCTTGTAGCCGGTGGAGGACTCGTGGGTGTTGCCGTGCATGGGGTCGCACTGCCACACCACCTGGTGGCCGCTCGCGGTGACCTTCTCCACGATCCCCGGGAGGACGTCACGGATCTTGCCGTTGCCCATCCGGCTGATCAGCGTGAGCTTGCCGGGGAGGCCGTCGGGGTCGAGCCGCTCGACGAGCTCGGTGGCCTGCTCGGGCGTCGTCGTCGGGCCGATCTTCACGCCGACGGGGTTGGCCAGCTTCGAGGCGAACTCGATGTGCGCGCCGTCCATCTGGCGGGTCCGCTCCCCCACCCACACGAAGTGCGCCGACGAGGCGTAGGCCCGCCCGTCGTGCACCCGCAGCAGCGCCCGCTCGTAGTCGAGGATCAGCGCCTCGTGCGAGTTGTACAGCTCCACCCCGCGCAGCGCGTCGGAGTCGATGCCGCAGGCCTTCATGAACGCCAGCGCGCGGTCGATCTCGCGGGCGATGACCTCGTAGCGCACGCCGGCGGGCGAGTTGGCGACGAAGTCCTTGTTCCAGTCGTGCACCGCGTGCAGGTCGGCGAGGCCACCGCGGGCGTAGGCGCGGATCATGTTCATCGCCGCGGCCGAGTTCGCGTAGGCGCGGACCAGCCGGTACGGGTCCGGGATCCGCTTCTCGAGCACCGGCTCCAGGTCGTTGACCATGTCGCCCCGGTAGGAGGGCAGACCGAGAGCGTCGGTGTCCGACGAGCGCGGCTTGGCGTACTGCCCGGCCACGCGGCCGACCTTCACCACCGGCACGCTCGCGCCGTAGGTGAGGACGACGGCCATCTGCAGCAGCGTCCGCGTGGTGCTCTGCAGGTGCGGCTCGGTGTTGAGGTCGAAGGTCTCCGCGCAGTCGCCGCCCTGGAGCAGGAACGCCTTGCCCTGGGCGACCTCGGCCAGTTGCGCACGCAACCCGTCGATCTCCGCCGGCGCGACGATGGGCGGCACGGTCGACAGCGTGCCGAGAACGGCGTCGAGAGCGGCACGGTCGGGCCACTGCGGCTGCTGGGCGGCGGGGAGGTCCTTCCACCGGTCGAGACCGGGCACCAGCTCAGCAGGTTCGGGGAGGCTCACGCACCCGAGGGTACGGCGGGCGCGCAGCTCACCCGAAGAAGACCTCCGCCTCCGCGTACCGCTCCGGGGGGACCAGCTTGAGCTGGGCGGTCGCCGCGCTCAGGGGCACCCGCACGATGTCGGTGCCGCGCAGGGCCACCATCACCCCCGACTGCCCGTCGTGGACGGCGTCCACGGCGGCCAGCCCGAACCGGGTGGCCAGCACCCGGTCGAAGGGCGAGGGCGTGCCACCGCGCTGGATGTGCCCGAGGACGACGGCCCGCGCCTCCCGGCCGGTGCGCTCCTCGATCAGCGAGGCCAGCGCGGCCCCGATCCCGCCGAGCCGCACGTGCCCGAACGCGTCCCTCTCCCCCGTGGAGAGCATCAGGTCGCCGTCCTTGGGCTTGGCCCCCTCGGAGACGACGACGATCGGCGAGTACCCGGACCCGAAGCGGTGCAGGCAGTGCGCCACGACCCCGTCGACGTCGAACGGCTTCTCCGGGATGAGGACGACGTTCGCCCCGCCGGCCATCCCGGCGTGCAGCGCGATCCACCCGGCGTGCCGGCCCATCACCTCCACGACCAGGGTGCGGTGGTGGCTGTCGCCGGTGGTGTGCAGCCGGTCGATCGCCTCCATGGCGACGCCGACGGCCGTGTCGAAGCCGAACGTGTAGTCGGTGGAGTCGAGGTCGTTGTCGATGGTCTTCGGCACGCCGACCACGCGCACCCCCGCTCCGGCCAGCCGGGTGGCCACTCCCAGCGTGTCCTCGCCGCCGATCGGGATCAGCGCCTCGATGCCCAGTCGCTCGACGGTGGCGAGCACCCGCTCCGGGCCGCCTTCGACGGCGTAGGGGTTCGTGCGCGAGGTCCCGAGCACCGTGCCCCCGCGCGGCAGGATCCCGCGGACGGACCCCAGGTCCATGGGCACGGTGTCGCTCTCCAGCACGCCCCGCCACCCGTCGCGGAAACCGACGATCTCGTCGCCGTGCTCACCGATCCCCTTGCGGACCACGGCCCGGATCACGGCGTTGAGCCCGGGGCAGTCACCGCCGCCGGTCAGGATGCCGATCCGCATGCTGGTCCTCCGGGAAAGGAGTCGGGGCCTCGCAAGGTTGGACGACGACATGATGCCGCAGGTCACGGCGGCACAGGCAAGTCGCCAGACCCCGGTGACGCCGTCGATCCCCGCGCGGTCAGGTCCGCGTGCCCGTTGTGCCGGGCGTGGCCCGGTGCCAGTCGAGGTAGGCGCGCAGCGTCTCCCGCTCGCCGCCGGTGAGGGGCGGCTCGATCCGGTCGATGGTCATGGTGGCTCCTTCCCGCCGTCCGTCCGGTGTCGCTCCGGTCACGATCCTGCCGATGGGTACCGGTCGGCGGTCCAGCTGCCGAGTACCGGAGCGACAGCTGAACGAGAAGCCGCGGACGACACACGAGGGAACCGGACATGCGCAGGATTGCGATGCCCAGCTGGGCAGGCCCGAGCGGCTGGGGCATCAGGACCAAGGTGGTGGCGCTGGCGGTGGCCAGCGTCGCCGTGACCGGCGTGGCCATGGGTGGTGTCAGCGCCTGGCAGAGCGGCATGTTCGCCGACGACGCCGAGCGGGACGTCCGCGCCCTCGTGGACCAGACCGTCTCCCGGACCGCGGCGGGCGTGCACGACGTCGTCGCCACCCAGGGCGCCTCGACCGCGGCCAAGGTCGACTCCGACCTCGCGGCGGCGCACTACGTCCTGGCGCAGGCCGGCGGCTTCACCATCGAGGACGATCCGCGCCGGCCCCCGGTCGTCTGGCAGGCCAAGAACCAGTTCACCGGCGAGGTGACCCCGGTCGCGCTGCCGCAGGCGCTGGCGGGTGACCAGTGGCTGGGCCAGAACAGCGACCCCGCCGTCCCCACCCCGGTGGTCGACACGATCAAGTCGATGGTCGGCGCCACCGTGACGATCTTCCAGCGCACCCCCGACGGAAGCTTCCTGCGGGTGGCCACCAACGTGGAGTCCGGCGGCGCCCGAGCCATCGGCACCTACATCCCCGCCACCAACCCGGACGGCACCCCCAACGGGGTCGTCGCGACCGTGATGAGCGGCGAGACCTTCCGCGGCAACGCATTCGTCGTCGACTCCTGGCTGGTGTCGGCCTACGCGCCCCTGTTCGGTCCGTCCGGCGACGTGACCGGCGTGCTCTACGTCGGCGTCAGGCAGGAGAACCTGCCCGCGCTGCGGGAGAGCCTGAACGGGACGACCGTCGGCGACACCGGGCACATCGAGGTCTACGGCGGCACCGGCGACCGCGCCGGCACCGTGCTCATCAGCCCCGACGCCGTCCGGGACGGCGAGAACATGCTCGAGGCCACCGACGCCGAGGGCGCCCCCTACGTGCAGCAGATGGTCGATGCGGCCGTCGGCCTGGCGGACGGCGAGCAGGCGACCGTCCGGTATCTCGACCCCGACGCCGGGCCCACGACGGTGCGCCTCACCTACTACGCCCCGTGGGACTGGGTGATCGCCACCGTCGCCCGCGACGGCGACTTCTCCGGCCCGGTCGACTCCCTCGCCGACGGCCGCTCGTCGATGCTGAAGGCCCTGCTGGTGGCCGGCATCCTGATCGCCGCTCTCGGCGCTGCGGTCGCCTACTGGATCGGCCGCCGGCTCACCAGCCCCCTGCACCACCTGCGCGACCGGATGGCCGAGATCGCCGACGGCGAGGGCGACCTGACCCAGCGGATGGACGACTCGCGCTCCGACGAGGTCGGCCAGCTGTCGGCGGCGTTCAACCGGTTCGTCGACAAGGTCGCCGGCACGGTCCGCGACATCGGCCGGTGCGCTCAGGAGGTCGCCGCCTCCGCGGCCGGTGTCTCCACCGTGGCCGACGGCCTGGCCCAGCGCGCCGCCCGGAGCCGCGGCCAGGCGCAGGGCGCGCACTCCTCGGCCGCCGAGATCAGTGCGAGCGTCTCCTCGGCCGCTGCGGGTGCCGAGGAGATGGGTGCCTCCATCTCCGAGATCGCGCGCAGCGCGGCCGAGGCCGCCGAGGTGGGACGGCAGGCCGCCGACCTCGCCCAGCAGACCGAGACCACCATCGCCGCCCTCGGCGCCAGCTCCGCGGAGATCGGCGACGTGGTCAAGGTGATCTCCGGAGTCGCCGAGCAGACCAACCTGCTCGCGCTGAACGCCACCATCGAGGCGGCCCGCGCCGGTGACGCGGGCAAGGGCTTCGCCGTCGTCGCCAACGAGGTCAAGGAGCTCGCGCAGGAGGCCGGCAAGGCGAGCGAGGAGATCGCCCAGCGGGTCCAGGGCATCCAGGCCGAGACCTCCGCCGCGGTGCGCGCGATCGCCCAGATCGCCGAGGTGGTGCGGACGATCAACGACCACCAGACGACGATCGCCAGCGCCGTCGAGGAGCAGACGGCGACGACCAACGAGCTGACCCGCAGCGTCGCCACCGCGGCCGAGGGCGCCGGCGCGGTGACCACGACGCTGACCACGGTGAGCCAGGACGCCGACGACAGCGCCGCGGACGTCGGCCGCGCCCGCACTGCCGCCCAGGAGCTGGACGGGCTCTCCCGCGAGCTCAACCGCCTGCTGGGGGTCTTCACGGTGTAGTCCCGCGTCCACGGCGACGAAGGCCCTGTCCCCACCGGGACAGGGCCTTCGTCGTCCGACGGGGCCAGGATGAGGCCGTGATGCCCCCCACCGAACTGCTCGCGGCCATGCCCTTCGCGGTCACCTCCGGCGTCCTGCTCGACCGTGCCGAGCCCGGGGAGGTCTCCGGGCGGCTCCCGTGGGCTCCCGAGCGGTGCACGGCGGGCGGGGTGCTGCACGGCGGAGCACTGATGACGCTGGCGGACTCCGTGGGTGCGGTCTGCGCCTTCCTCAATCTGCCCGCTGGGACCGTCACGTCGACCGTGGCGTCGTCCACGGCCCTGATGCGGGCGGTCCGGGGCGGCATGGCCCACGCCGTGGCCCGGCCGCTGCACGCCGGCCGCTCGTTCGTCGTCGTCTCGGTGGAGGTCACCGACGACGAAGGACGGCGTGTGGCCCAGGTGACCCAGACCCAGGCCGTGCTCTCGGGCTGAGGCCGCCACGGGTCAGCGGCGGGCCGCCTCCATCGCGTTCCAGCGCTCGAGGTTGTACCGGGCGTCGACCAGCGCGTCGTGCGTGCCGGTGGGCTTGGGCGGGAGCACCGGCTGACCGAGGTCGTCCCACCGCTGGCGCAGCTCGCGGGTGAACCGCGGGATGGGCCGCGGCAGCGCGGGCATCGCGCCCCACAGCTGGCAGAGCGCGACGTGGTCGTAGGCGGCGAACCAGGCCCAGAGCTCGATCTCCTCGCCCGGCCCGGTGAGGAAGGCGAGCAGGTCCTCGCGGATGCGCTCCCGGCTGCGCCATGCCTTGTCGGCCGGTGGGGGCAGCTGGTCCAGGACGTTGCGCCGCACCCACGGGATGGCCTTGTCCGGGTCGAACTGGGTGCTGACGGCGTAGAACTCCCGGCCGGTCTCGTCGACGACGCCGATCGAGACGAGGTCGATGGTGGTGCCGTCCTCGATGAACTCGGTGTCGTAGAAGAAGCGCCGCACGCAGGACACGGTAGGCGGCACTAGTTTCAGGCCCATGCCGGTTCTCGCCATCGATGCAGGCACGACGGGAGTGACCGCGCTGGTCGTGGGCGAGCAGGGCGACGTCCTGGCCCGCGGCTACCGCGAGTTCGCGCAGCTCTTCCCCCGCCCGGGCTGGGTGGAGCACGAGCCCGACGACATCTGGACGGCGACGGTCGCGGCGTGCCGCGAGGCGCTGGCCGGCACCGACACCGAGCCCACGTGCGTCGGGATCACCGACCAGCGGGAGACCGCCGTGGTCTGGGACCGGCGCACCCTCCGCTCCCCCCGTCCGGCGATCGTCTGGCAGGACCGCCGCACCACCGGCATCTGCGACCGGCTGCGCGACGAGGGGTCCGAGCCCCGGGTCGCCGAGCTGACCGGCCTGCGGCTGGACCCGTACTTCACCGCGACCAAGTACTGCTGGCTGGCGGCCGAGGAGCCGCGGGTGTGGGCCGGCGTCCGCGACGGCTCCCTGGTCCTCGGCACCGTCGACTCCTA from Blastococcus colisei harbors:
- a CDS encoding deoxyribonuclease IV; the protein is MLPRSTPPIGAHIQIKGGLAKGGLAYTDAVGARAVQVFVGNPRGWKLTAGDPRQDALFIEGCAERSVPSFIHTPFLVNVGSPTEATVEQSIASIAHNLRRGAELGCAGVVVHAGSAVGEDRYEAALRQLHDRLLPVLDAAPDGGPRLLIEPTAGGGKALAATVEDLGPYFAALEDHPLLGVCFDTCHAWAAGHDLAVPGGMTATLDALTATVGPGRLGLVHANDSLDECGSKRDRHTTIGEGSIGVAPFAELLVHPSTSGVPVVVETPSELDGSPSAGHKRDIALLNSLVQARAAA
- a CDS encoding DUF559 domain-containing protein, which codes for MARDPRQLVGEAGWVTVPELLAHVSRSTLRNWVAAGKLVRLRPGVLALPGVAADWRTRLAAALLGREAVASHVTALALWELTQHPPGPVHISVDPRSSGRGPAGVVVHRATGAWTDRRRVQGSAVSSAEKAVLDAWAITAPPAIAAIRAAAITGVRRRICSARELRHELSRNTSLRGRAELSRLVDLLADGCQSELEIWGCLHVLRAPGMPRFVQQRRVAVGAETFVLDAACEESMLAVEMDGAAWHGSRAQRERDIRRDALLATVGWQTLRFSFARLTRSPEACRHEIVAVHTARLRLLRGGTVR
- a CDS encoding threonine aldolase family protein, with translation MAELIDLRSDTVTKPTPGMRRAMAEAEVGDDVYVEDPTVRALEERTAELFGHEAALFVPSGTMGNQIGMRLVCEPGQEILCDADAHVVTYEMGAAAAIFGISTRTVVSSGGRLDAQQLIDQVRPQDNWHLTATAAIAVENSHNRGGGLVQPRDELQRLWDWSREAGVAVHLDGARIWNASISSGIDLATYGRLADTASVCFSKGLGTPVGSVLVASAERIATARLWRKRLGGGMRQVGVLAAACTYALDHNLARLAEDHEHAQVLAKRLGVDPSSVETNMVVLDDVAAPMLAEAAKARGVLVSQVSARKIRLVTHLDVDRAAIDRAADVLAELLHR
- a CDS encoding class II 3-deoxy-7-phosphoheptulonate synthase is translated as MSLPEPAELVPGLDRWKDLPAAQQPQWPDRAALDAVLGTLSTVPPIVAPAEIDGLRAQLAEVAQGKAFLLQGGDCAETFDLNTEPHLQSTTRTLLQMAVVLTYGASVPVVKVGRVAGQYAKPRSSDTDALGLPSYRGDMVNDLEPVLEKRIPDPYRLVRAYANSAAAMNMIRAYARGGLADLHAVHDWNKDFVANSPAGVRYEVIAREIDRALAFMKACGIDSDALRGVELYNSHEALILDYERALLRVHDGRAYASSAHFVWVGERTRQMDGAHIEFASKLANPVGVKIGPTTTPEQATELVERLDPDGLPGKLTLISRMGNGKIRDVLPGIVEKVTASGHQVVWQCDPMHGNTHESSTGYKTRHFDRVVDEVLGFFDVHRALGTWPGGIHVELTGEDVTECLGGAMEISDEDLDSRYETACDPRLNTGQSLELAFLVAEMLRG
- a CDS encoding 6-phosphofructokinase translates to MRIGILTGGGDCPGLNAVIRAVVRKGIGEHGDEIVGFRDGWRGVLESDTVPMDLGSVRGILPRGGTVLGTSRTNPYAVEGGPERVLATVERLGIEALIPIGGEDTLGVATRLAGAGVRVVGVPKTIDNDLDSTDYTFGFDTAVGVAMEAIDRLHTTGDSHHRTLVVEVMGRHAGWIALHAGMAGGANVVLIPEKPFDVDGVVAHCLHRFGSGYSPIVVVSEGAKPKDGDLMLSTGERDAFGHVRLGGIGAALASLIEERTGREARAVVLGHIQRGGTPSPFDRVLATRFGLAAVDAVHDGQSGVMVALRGTDIVRVPLSAATAQLKLVPPERYAEAEVFFG
- a CDS encoding methyl-accepting chemotaxis protein is translated as MPSWAGPSGWGIRTKVVALAVASVAVTGVAMGGVSAWQSGMFADDAERDVRALVDQTVSRTAAGVHDVVATQGASTAAKVDSDLAAAHYVLAQAGGFTIEDDPRRPPVVWQAKNQFTGEVTPVALPQALAGDQWLGQNSDPAVPTPVVDTIKSMVGATVTIFQRTPDGSFLRVATNVESGGARAIGTYIPATNPDGTPNGVVATVMSGETFRGNAFVVDSWLVSAYAPLFGPSGDVTGVLYVGVRQENLPALRESLNGTTVGDTGHIEVYGGTGDRAGTVLISPDAVRDGENMLEATDAEGAPYVQQMVDAAVGLADGEQATVRYLDPDAGPTTVRLTYYAPWDWVIATVARDGDFSGPVDSLADGRSSMLKALLVAGILIAALGAAVAYWIGRRLTSPLHHLRDRMAEIADGEGDLTQRMDDSRSDEVGQLSAAFNRFVDKVAGTVRDIGRCAQEVAASAAGVSTVADGLAQRAARSRGQAQGAHSSAAEISASVSSAAAGAEEMGASISEIARSAAEAAEVGRQAADLAQQTETTIAALGASSAEIGDVVKVISGVAEQTNLLALNATIEAARAGDAGKGFAVVANEVKELAQEAGKASEEIAQRVQGIQAETSAAVRAIAQIAEVVRTINDHQTTIASAVEEQTATTNELTRSVATAAEGAGAVTTTLTTVSQDADDSAADVGRARTAAQELDGLSRELNRLLGVFTV
- a CDS encoding PaaI family thioesterase; its protein translation is MPPTELLAAMPFAVTSGVLLDRAEPGEVSGRLPWAPERCTAGGVLHGGALMTLADSVGAVCAFLNLPAGTVTSTVASSTALMRAVRGGMAHAVARPLHAGRSFVVVSVEVTDDEGRRVAQVTQTQAVLSG
- a CDS encoding polyadenylate-specific 3'-exoribonuclease AS, whose product is MRRFFYDTEFIEDGTTIDLVSIGVVDETGREFYAVSTQFDPDKAIPWVRRNVLDQLPPPADKAWRSRERIREDLLAFLTGPGEEIELWAWFAAYDHVALCQLWGAMPALPRPIPRFTRELRQRWDDLGQPVLPPKPTGTHDALVDARYNLERWNAMEAARR